From a single Vitis vinifera cultivar Pinot Noir 40024 chromosome 18, ASM3070453v1 genomic region:
- the LOC100249908 gene encoding SUN domain-containing protein 4, which produces MQRSRRALLQRRALEKAIIGRSRLYKVSLSLVFVLWGLVFLLSLWISHGDGYQDGSGMPLIGISTWDEAKQGLNLGSCSVDEHSLIETNSDNSYEGSRNDAETKDFTNELHSKGNVKSTLPVEEGSEVEKSSSDVKSEKDTPKNDRLSRAVPPGLDEFKSKAISYKSKSVTGQAGNVIHRVEPGGADYNYASASKGAKVLASNKEAKGASNILGKDKDKYLRNPCSAEEKFVVIELSEETLVDTIEIANFEHYSSNPKDFELLGSSVFPTDEWVKLGNFTAANVKHAQRFALHEPKWVRYLKLNLLSHHGTEFYCTLSVVEVYGVDAVERMLEDLISVQDNPFVPEEITAEKKSIPSQPEPTEGNNLYQKPVSETESDPLLDKPEAIKSNMPDPVEEIRHQQVGRMPGDTVLKILMQKVQSLDLSLSVLERYLEDLNSRYGNIFKEFDKEIEEKDVLLENIRSDIRNFLDSKEIITKDVSDLISWKSLVSLQLDNLLKDNALLRAEVQKVQEDQTHMENKGIAVFLICLIFGFWAFARLLVDMMLSVYMAVSVNNRSDKSRNFCGTSSSWVFLLLSCSIIIVILSL; this is translated from the exons ATGCAGAGATCACGTAGAGCTCTTCTGCAACGAAGAGCTTTAGAGAAAGCTATCATCGGCCGGAGTCGGTTGTATAAGGTTTCATTGTCTTTGGTCTTTGTGTTGTGGGGCCTTGTCTTTCTTTTGAGCTTATGGATCAGTCATGGTGATGGATACCAAG ATGGATCTGGCATGCCTCTCATTGGCATATCAACTTGGGATGAAGCAAAGCAGGGCCTTAATCTAGGTTCTTGTTCTGTTGATGAACATTCTTTGATAGAAACCAATTCTGACAATTCTTATGAAGGTTCCAGAAATGATGCTGAAACTAAGGATTTCACCAATGAATTACATAGCAAAGGAAATGTAAAATCTACCTTGCCTGTTGAGGAGGGATCTGAGGTGGAGAAATCCAGTTCAGATGTAAAATCCGAAAAGGATACCCCAAAGAATGACAGGTTATCCCGTGCTGTGCCACCGGGCCTTGATGAATTCAAGAGCAAGGCAATTAGTTATAAAAGTAAATCTGTAACTGGTCAGGCTGGAAACGTCATACATAGAGTAGAGCCTGGGGGTGCAGATTACAATTATGCTTCAGCTTCAAAGGGAGCGAAGGTCTTGGCTTCTAACAAGGAAGCAAAGGGTGCTTCAAATATTTTAGGCAAAGACAAGGACAAGTACCTTAGAAATCCCTGTTCTGCTGAAGAGAAATTTGTCGTTATTGAACTTTCAGAAGAAACCTTGGTGGATACTATTGAAATTGCAAATTTTGAGCATTACTCTTCTAATCCAAAAGATTTTGAGTTGCTGGGCAGTTCGGTTTTTCCAACAGATGAGTGGGTCAAGCTTGGGAATTTTACTGCTGCAAATGTGAAGCATGCTCAGAGGTTTGCTCTTCACGAGCCAAAATGGGTGAGATATCTAAAGTTAAATCTACTGAGCCATCATGGTACAGAATTCTATTGCACACTGAGTGTTGTGGAAGTATATGGAGTGGATGCTGTTGAGCGAATGCTGGAGGATTTGATCTCTGTTCAAGATAATCCATTTGTACCTGAGGAAATTACTGCTGAGAAAAAGTCAATTCCCTCCCAGCCGGAGCCCACTGAGGGTAATAATCTGTATCAGAAACCTGTTAGTGAAACAGAATCTGACCCTCTACTTGACAAACCTGAAGCTATTAAAAGTAACATGCCAGATCCAGTTGAAGAAATTCGTCATCAACAGGTTGGAAGGATGCCTGGGGACACTGTTCTTAAGATACTGATGCAAAAAGTTCAATCACTTGATTTAAGTTTGTCTGTTTTGGAGCGATACCTGGAGGATTTGAACTCCAGATATGGTaacattttcaaagaatttgacAAAGAAATTGAGGAGAAAGATGTTCTTCTGGAGAATATAAGATCAGACATAAGGAACTTCCTTGATAGCAAGGAGATTATT ACCAAAGATGTCAGTGATCTTATTTCATGGAAATCCCTTGTTTCCCTACAGTTGGATAATCTACTCAAGGACAATGCTCTTCTCAG AGCGGAGGTCCAAAAGGTTCAGGAGGACCAGACACACATGGAGAATAAGGGTATTGCAGTGTTTCTTATATGCCTAATTTTCGGATTCTGGGCTTTTGCGAGGCTATTGGTAGATATGATGTTGAGTGTTTACATGGCGGTGAGTGTTAATAATAGATCAGATAAATCCAGGAATTTTTGTGGGACGAGCTCTTCCTGGGTATTCCTGCTATTGAGCTGTAGCATTATTATTGTGATCCTGTCATTATAA